One window from the genome of Halictus rubicundus isolate RS-2024b chromosome 7, iyHalRubi1_principal, whole genome shotgun sequence encodes:
- the Rbcn-3a gene encoding rabconnectin-3 alpha isoform X3, translating to MNCHQILSGACNAGDRCYAVGSVEGISFTAYAAGCNIVILASNFERVQIIPGAVHNYIRISCLDCSTDTGKIAAAYENQVCIFEPTPLIHSTCSHQLEYRWVQTGSLQTESNIGSLSWNLEGTRLLTGGELLQLWHQNITPFQEEQFKTVTLCAAAKANLSQTGDTVASRRKENALNVLPDPGAVTFSIGGEADSPAPADSTNGIEPGAWNCVWKCRTATPVHLMSFSPDGTLFATTGFNDRLVKIWFENKQLFSTRNVDHSNVSQSTGSDSYSFVYVAHPRAVTHLSWRKTSKYMPKGSVSNMLVTSCRDNICRVWAETIPPEVEGLANMSQFEGSDRHGHHGKHRHHNMHKHRFMQRLKHMKTCFHIRRHAKQQHQAGHVTAPTLPTLPSTYSVHDFHNNYQGSGHYPGMHFHLAASINAETDIPLVPSLITGDPEREPNFILHWLNNKEMHFTMQAESILQELTRKVVEKEEGLHQQDMEHAEHDFEEEGPLKKGVRLQHAQKSGSNVRSMSQEDHSSDEHHTTHTVSSHHSLPHSVHSHQSLSNTTSINSIATDITSSMNHAPDSLDTTIETLLRDWHHNPDLLFSIHPIDGSFLIWHIEWLDEYHPGSFRQAQISFSTRIPNAFPLGDASTMSHNVSMYSHNTGGPLLNIREVAKSSTKTSNDGVEITTPLPSLIEQDEEQSTLTSKAGQELLKNIENTVDTRAGQNATGKEKEGHLETRKTNQETVNDILTHPSPIVSMVSKHSNGTLNLWQLTFADRTKFSQVLSIGHASRASGHRFRVNDITCHPVLPLLVTTSHHNIPECSGSQCRDNDSSENSNNRTGSGFTKASPKDVSPTGFCSELILWRVDTVGPLSKSGGVSELARINSPEISAFSNVAWIPTLLPSTTLGNLSNSPSACFVASDGESLRVYQAVIDARTLLAEVSSSERRSRMMDSMSSLSTDMSSDDGVRQSIHCRIEIVSQQSTARPGCVIKLDAIADATHDWQNTQFLHVFQEQLITGDRNDDKQSGVNTSANDLGLMESTLDAMVDLQQSAIFEEPFYIVVLERTQNGTTVHMWRLIIASQPETTGLSGSMMYVPDSHLVQDEEEEGGTPGRYIYSEGKRSRRPSQTRRDSQGEFDTFFHRRPQNSHVRITTTKACTQELPLPDGVEVVHAAPAAGHLSSSSIYPACFAPYIIVTACSDSTIRFWKCKVTKNPTDEKLCYEWCEWEMLRKDQESTIDITGQPLNISAAYSGRIACAYKYGKSFTRPTKSDPDSRYVNLCVAIYECESTGGSEWILEDTIHLKNIHLPRIAVDQHLDLSYLYDSRFLQKKQRLTQVLQTLSHEDVRSPRNGDNGETTKSTAGLLAVPSFSTLQSLRKSIIENGNTCPLTQKHLVQLDWVSKEDGSHILTVAVGSKIMLFTPVCSDLAQANMKAMKESQSTNRPILRKASSLAQPQFVDEIRWMKLRKIELTTADGLPPLPMQISWVRDGILVVGMDSEMHVYSQWKPNPKNECFHSNLQHQESDEFQASRNLRDEDLRTLAHETSQRRLANVSSMPHLSRVSSINLTMLDAKKKRGIQNENLNFDYMPDYGLFEASRIACPVLPQYHPKQLMELLNSGKIRWVKAILAHLVRCIGSSCPLRTDDENLRQRGGGGGGGGGVGGGGGGGGGGGGGGWSRSRTMSVSYVGTTSPLESRGSTTQIPEELMLDYAEITSISPLPLWTLLIADKETNLMHSHKTEDKQDNYNELFDNNLDEDESLDDMLEEDFDCSRQKDRRSSVPERQGISHFGPRQGRLLSRLLTHTHLPGLSSLDQMHLLALADTVSTCNVDFAERFAIDAAKNAIAKENLTGIPDGTTVSMDSLDDCGLRFLLAMKHYNYLIRCLPLAQRAQFQKQGISSNNLVWAFHSESEEELLGLIPSYAKGQPKWSVLKELGVGWWIRSNTVLKRCVDKIAKAAYQEKQEPLDAALYYLAMKKKSLVWGLFRNKRDDRMTGFFSNNFTEDRWRKAALKNAFALLGKQRFEHAAAFFLLASALKDAIDVCLHKLNDIQLAMVIARLYEDDTTSPNMRRLLYEEILGCDKEGQNQDMNKAHPDPFLRSMALWILKDYTGSLNTLLLTNVGTLHPQYDDESEKPEGATANPNVFNFYVYLRTHPLLIRQYIASTAQDKKKGHSVVISGFSYGADTKTQPDKQLTLEDSITPLERQLYFTTAHAHFKAGCPALALEVLSKLPSKVMDTNCEDSPSLLNSPIKARKQDSQIDTGIISWDHQPEKTNESAGLFDWSEPASRKTDDELVLNWDDAAETNDPDSPPLSMKLDGKEADDKLPEKEEKNGKTSGQLDIMAQQLKFVACLKILMEELSTLATGFEVDGGQLRYQLYVWLEREVDALRQLCSYSINSDGDTYNVSEYEGGSMVDDIQSHSRPGEQPTLHEILVADKLDFEAKVQRAVRRKKWLKANETLLRTLLSYCSLHGASGGGLASVRMELVLLLQELQQEKTQQQLLSPLPFPTTLPLLSASVACNKTVVADPVRHLQSLAHDMLQTLVELRKPPMPTRNTHYSEVFIMRDLAVALSACIYQSLCDSDTFVMKHHQPDSFPAVAEVETFSGGHLVASNRQHRRYSTDDGVCINTTPSKWPGVTNLRSLLAREKDEDTPKLNILLCEAFVATYMSLFVYALWSCDSHILFRLVGQCFDNSTWSCLFGGGVKKLLRVASTTSQACGTGTGAGTVEKSSDGASTESQSTAGAVWNTMTSLTKQRVKLNMKLLGQFTGQQPNMKEDKPTYREQFVPPQMSMISYFLMKPHIDSEYADEIDYDSSDSAVSDLDSSEDEEDVFDTNSKPKIKPKDNTEHSNPNSHSWCVMRLAIVKILQRQLQDFLNVAGIEMQELPVSSPLTHGTLAVVAQWQETLREELDNKGPPPINYIPGCAPDPTPTPGKPAIHKYRSLLEKGNTPFNTRLASAAPANRLWCFLIRQELVQDIFIRAVFGKRRSLSSILESNHSAMDHLNRGTTTEDKGSDSGTTSLPEPVRIIHKEQDSISAFCLNQVNPGLMALATPREVQEMNISLLLELPSWLEDECEFDLINLNKQPEPEAVQPTSFLVIQTAADRPMLAQSPQTNSPQPQSGIASQSGRGASVMKGMPAFPGSHDLRFCQFVADRSKHLLQPILKHRIDGIRRISSHPLLPLYLTGSQDGSVSLWEWGHQTAVATPRQPGTFAKVTRVRFSQHGNKFGVADSDGHLSLFQVACREGTSRPFFNYQCHSKVTADFVFLGACSLIATAGHGSEGRNVALWDTLLPQNKSLIQGFTCHDQGASSLILAPQHQLLISGGKKGDITIFDVRQRQQRHRFQAHESAIKCLALDPHEEFFVSGAGDGDIKIWGLTVHSLLYSFPGEHPRSSFFKNIGQNILQGVTQLHVDSAGRLFSCGADGSMKVRQLPERDCVVHTLY from the exons CAATTGGAATATCGATGGGTACAAACTGGAAGTTTACAAACGGAATCAAACATCGGTTCTCTATCGTGGAATTTAGAAGGGACAAGGCTATTAACCGGAGGAGAACTTTTACAATTATGGCATCAAAATATAACCCCTTTTCAGGAAGAGCAAT TCAAAACAGTAACGTTGTGCGCAGCGGCAAAGGCGAATTTGTCGCAAACAGGAGATACCGTTGCGTCCAGACGAAAAGAAAATGCTCTGAACGTTCTTCCAGACC CTGGCGCGGTTACTTTTTCCATTGGCGGAGAAGCGGACAGTCCTGCGCCCGCAGATTCGACCAATGGGATCGAACCAGGGGCTTGGAATTGCGTTTGGAAGTGTCGCACAGCCACGCCGGTGCATCTGATGAGTTTCAGTCCGGATGGCACGTTATTCGCGACCACAGGATTTAACGATAGATTAGTTAAAATTTGGTTCGAGAACAAACAAT TATTTTCAACGAGGAACGTGGATCATTCGAATGTCTCGCAATCTACAGGCAGCGATAGTTACAGCTTCGTTTATGTTGCTCATCCGCGTGCAGTCACACACTTATCTTGGCGCAAGACCAGCAAATACATGCCAAA AGGTTCCGTTTCCAACATGCTGGTCACATCCTGTAGAGACAATATTTGCCGAGTATGGGCTGAAACGATTCCACCGGAGGTCGAAGGTTTAGCTAATATGAGCCAGTTCGAAGGTTCCGACAGGCATGGTCATCATGGTAAACATCGACATCACAATATGCACAAACACCGATTCATGCAGCGACTGAAACACATGAA AACATGTTTTCATATCCGTCGACACGCAAAGCAACAACATCAGGCGGGTCACGTCACAGCTCCAACCTTACCAACTTTGCCGTCGACGTATTCCGTGCACGACTTCCACAATAATTATCAAGGTTCTGGTCACTATCCAGGAATGCATTTCCACTTGGCAGCTAGTATCAACGCGGAAACTG ACATACCGTTAGTACCAAGTTTGATTACCGGAGACCCAGAGAGAGAACCAAATTTTATTCTGCACTGGTTGAACAACAAGGAAATGCACTTTACGATGCAAGCGGAAAGTATTTTGCAAGAACTGACTCGTAAAGTGGTAGAAAAAGAGGAGGGACTGCATCAGCAGGATATGGAGCACGCGGAGCACGATTTCGAAGAGGAAGGTCCCTTGA AAAAGGGAGTACGATTGCAACACGCCCAAAAATCAGGGAGCAATGTCCGATCGATGAGCCAAGAGGATCATAGCAGCGACGAACATCACACGACTCATACTGTTTCATCGCATCACAGTTTACCGCACAGCGTGCATTCGCATCAAAGTCTTAG TAATACCACGTCTATCAACTCGATCGCAACGGATATAACGTCTTCGATGAATCATGCGCCGGATTCTTTAGACACCACGATAGAAACGTTACTGCGGGATTGGCATCATAATCCGGATCTACTTTTCTCGATTCATCCTATCGATGGAAGTTTTTTGATTTGGCACATCGAATGGTTGGACGAATACCATCCAGGATCGTTTCGACAAGCGCAAATATCGTTCTCGACGCGAATACCTAATGCGTTTCCGCTCGGCGATGCTTCGACGATGAGTCACAATGTATCGATGTATTCTCACAACACCGGCGGTCCTCTGTTAAATATCCGTGAAGTAGCAAAGTCGTCGACGAAGACGTCCAACGACG GTGTTGAAATCACTACGCCGTTACCGAGTCTGATCGAACAAGACGAAGAACAGTCGACGCTAACCTCGAAAGCCGGTCAAGAactgttaaaaaatattgaaaataccgTCGACACGCGGGCTGGTCAGAATGCGACgggaaaagagaaagaaggaCATCTGGAAACTCGTAAAACGAATCAAGAAACGGTCAACGATATATTAACGCATCCCAGCCCGATCGTCTCCATGGTGTCGAAACATTCGAACGGTACATTGAATTTGTGGCAACTAACGTTTGCCGATAGAACGAAATTTTCCCAG GTATTGAGCATTGGACATGCCTCGAGGGCGTCGGGACATCGGTTTCGAGTAAACGATATCACGTGTCATCCGGTGTTACCGTTGCTGGTGACAACGTCGCatcacaatataccagaatgttccgGGTCTCAATGCCGTGACAACGATTCGAGTGAAAACTCGAATAACAGAACGGGCTCCGGATTCACCAAGGCATCCCCAAAAGATGTGTCTCCCACT GGATTTTGCAGCGAGTTAATACTTTGGCGAGTGGACACGGTTGGACCTTTGTCGAAGAGCGGCGGAGTCTCGGAATTGGCACGTATCAACTCTCCCGAGATTTCGGCGTTCAGCAACGTGGCTTGGATCCCGACGTTACTACCGAGCACTACCTTGGGCAATTTGTCGAATTCTCCGAGCGCGTGTTTCGTTGCCAGCGACGGGGAAAGTTTGAGAGTTTATCAAGCCGTTATCGATGCTAGAACGCTCCTGGCAGAAGTGTCGAGCAGCGAAAGGCGAAGCAGAATGATG GATTCGATGTCGAGCCTCTCGACGGACATGTCGTCCGACGATGGTGTCAGACAGTCCATTCACTGCAGGATAGAGATAGTGTCGCAACAATCAACAGCAAGACCCGGTTGCGTGATCAAGTTGGATGCCATCGCCGACGCAACGCAC GACTGGCAAAACACACAGTTCCTGCACGTATTTCAAGAACAGTTGATCACAGGGGATAGAAACGACGACAAACAGTCTGGCGTGAATACGTCTGCGAACGATTTAGGTTTGATGGAGTCTACCTTGGACGCCATGGTAGATTTACAGCAGTCGGCAATCTTCGAAGAACCGTTCTACATTGTGGTTTTAGAAAGAACGCAAAATGGTACAACGGTGCACATGTGGCGGTTGATTATAGCCTCTCAGCCGGAGACCACCG GGCTGTCAGGATCTATGATGTACGTTCCGGATTCTCATTTGGTGcaagacgaagaagaggagGGAGGTACGCCCGGGCGATATATTTACTCGGAGGGTAAACGATCTCGCAGACCGAGCCAAACGCGTCGCGATAGTCAAGGTGAATTCGATACATTTTTCCACAGACGACCACAAAATAGTCACGTTCGTATCACAACCACGAAAGCTTGTACGCAGGAATTACCGTTGCCGGACGGTGTCGAG GTGGTACACGCGGCGCCAGCAGCTGGCCATTTGAGCAGCTCTTCCATATACCCAGCTTGCTTCGCACCGTACATTATAGTGACAGCGTGCAGCGACAGCACGATACGCTTCTGGAAATGTAAAGTGACAAAGAATCCAACGGACGAGAAGCTCTGTTACGAATGGTGCGAGTGGGAAATGTTGCGAAAGGATCAGGAATCGACGATCGACATTACAG GACAACCGTTGAACATAAGCGCCGCGTACAGCGGACGGATCGCGTGCGCGTACAAGTACGGCAAGTCGTTCACTCGACCGACAAAAAGCGATCCCGACTCGCGTTACGTGAACCTGTGCGTGGCCATTTACGAGTGCGAAAGCACCGGTGGCAGCGAGTGGATCCTAGAGGACACGATACACTTGAAGAACATACATTTGCCGAGAATCGCCGTGGACCAGCATTTGGATCTCAGTTACCTTTATGACAGTagatttttgcaaaagaaacaGAGGCTCACCCAAGTGTTGCAAACGCTCAGTCACGAAGACGTGCGATCGCCGAGGAACGGCGACAATGGCGAAACCACGAAATCGACTGCGG GTTTGCTGGCTGTTCCTTCGTTCAGTACACTTCAGTCACTGCGAAAGTCGATCATAGAGAATGGCAACACCTGCCCGCTCACGCAGAAGCATTTGGTGCAGTTGGACTGGGTATCGAAGGAGGATGGTTCGCATATCTTGACGGTTGCCGTTGGATCGAAGATTATGTTGTTCACACCGGTCTGCTCGGATCTCGCGCAAGCCAACATGAAAGCGATGAAAGAGTCGCAGAGCACCAACCGACCGATATTGAGGAAGGCGTCGTCGTTGGCACAACCGCAATTCGTCGACGAGATCCGGTGGATGAAACTACGAAAAATCGAGCTGACCACGGCGGACGGGCTTCCGCCGTTGCCTATGCAAATATCTTGGGTGAGGGACGGGATTTTGGTTGTCGGCATGGATTCTGAGATGCACGTTTACTCGCAGTGGAAACCGAATCCGAAGAACGAGTGTTTCCACTCGAATCTGCAGCACCAAGAATCGGACGAGTTTCAAGCGAGCCGGAATCTACGGGACGAAGATCTGCGAACGTTGGCGCACGAAACGTCGCAGAGACGACTGGCGAACGTGTCGTCGATGCCGCATCTTTCTCGCGTCAGCAGCATCAACTTGACGATGCTGGACGCGAAGAAGAAACGGGGAATACAAAACGAGAATTTGAACTTCGATTATATGCCGGACTACGGTTTGTTCGAGGCATCGCGAATCGCTTGCCCGGTGTTGCCGCAGTATCATCCGAAACAGTTGATGGAATTGCTGAACTCGGGAAAGATCCGGTGGGTGAAAGCTATACTGGCACATTTGGTCAGATGCATAGGAAGTTCCTGTCCGTTGCGGACGGACGACGAGAATTTGAGGCAGCgaggcggtggcggtggcggtggcggcggcgtcggtggcggcggcggtggaggtggaggtggtggAGGCGGCGGATGGTCCCGATCGAGGACCATGTCGGTCAGTTACGTGGGCACCACTTCTCCTCTGGAGTCGAGAGGTTCGACCACGCAGATTCCGGAGGAGCTAATGCTGGATTACGCGGAGATAACCTCGATATCGCCGTTGCCCCTCTGGACGTTGTTGATCGCGGACAAAGAGACCAACCTGATGCATTCCCACAAGACGGAGGACAAACAAGACAATTATAACGAGTTGTTCGACAACAACCTGGACGAAGACGAGTCGTTGGACGACATGTTGGAGGAAGATTTCGACTGTTCGCGGCAGAAGGACAGGCGTTCCTCGGTCCCGGAGCGGCAAGGAATATCGCATTTCGGGCCGAGGCAAGGTAGATTACTCTCGCGGTTGTTGACGCACACCCATTTGCCCGGCCTCTCGAGTCTCGATCAGATGCATCTGCTCGCTCTGGCCGACACCGTGTCGACTTGCAACGTCGATTTCGCGGAACGGTTCGCGATAGACGCCGCAAAGAATGCGATCGCGAAGGAAAACTTGACCGGCATTCCCGACGGAACGACCGTCTCGATGGACTCGTTGGACGATTGCGGCCTCCGATTCTTATTGGCCATGAAGCATTACAATTACTTGATTCGTTGCCTTCCGCTCGCTCAACGTGCGCAATTCCAGAAACAAGGAATATCCTCGAACAACCTCGTCTGGGCGTTTCACTCCGAATCCGAGGAGGAATTGCTCGGCTTGATACCTTCTTACGCGAAAGGCCAGCCAAAGTGGAGCGTGTTGAAGGAGCTCGGCGTGGGTTGGTGGATCAGGAGCAACACCGTGTTGAAACGGTGCGTCGATAAGATCGCCAAAGCGGCTTACCAAGAGAAACAGGAGCCGCTCGATGCCGCGCTCTATTACCTCGCCATGAAAAAGAAGAGTCTGGTCTGGGGACTTTTCCGAAACAAGAGAGACGACAGGATGACCGGCTTTTTCTCGAACAATTTCACGGAGGATCGTTGGAGGAAGGCAGCCCTGAAGAACGCTTTCGCTTTGCTCGGTAAACAGAGATTCGAACACGCCGCAGCATTTTTCCTTTTAGCAAGCGCGCTCAAGGACGCTATCGACGTTTGTTTGCACAAATTGAACGACATTCAGCTGGCCATGGTCATCGCTCGGCTCTACGAGGACGACACCACTTCTCCGAACATGAGAAGATTGCTCTACGAAGAGATTTTAGGTTGCGACAAGGAGGGACAAAATCAAGACATGAACAAAGCTCATCCGGACCCGTTCCTGCGTAGCATGGCGCTGTGGATCCTCAAGGATTACACAGGATCGTTGAACACGTTGCTCTTGACGAACGTCGGAACCTTGCATCCGCAGTACGACGACGAATCCGAGAAACCTGAAGGCGCAACAG CAAATCCAAATGTTTTCAACTTTTACGTCTACCTTCGAACGCACCCGTTGCTGATCAGACAGTACATTGCATCGACCGCGCAGGACAAGAAGAAAGGACATTCGGTGGTGATATCCGGATTTAGTTACGGCGCTGACACCAAAACCCAGCCTGACAAGCAACTGACCTTGGAAGACAGTATCACCCCGTTGGAAAGACAGCTGTACTTTACAACGGCCCACGCACACTTCAAAGCAGGTTGCCCCGCTCTTGCCCTCGAAGTACTGTCCAAGTTACCCAGCAAAGTAATGGACACCAATTGCGAGGATTCGCCTA GTCTATTGAACAGCCCGATCAAGGCTCGAAAACAGGATTCTCAAATAGACACGGGTATCATTAGCTGGGACCACCAACCGGAGAAGACCAACGAGAGTGCAG GTTTGTTCGACTGGTCCGAACCCGCGAGCCGGAAAACCGATGACGAATTGGTGTTGAACTGGGACGACGCGGCTGAAACCAACGATCCCGATAGTCCCCCTTTGAGCATGAAACTAGACGGAAAGGAGGCCGACGACAAACTGCCAGAGAAAGAGG agaaaaatggaaaaacgtCGGGTCAGTTGGATATTATGGCGCAGCAATTGAAATTTGTCGCCTGTCTGAAAATTCTGATGGAAGAATTGTCAACGTTGGCAACGGGTTTCGAAGTGGACGGAGGACAACTTCGATATCAACTGTACGTGTGGCTCGAACGAGAAGTTGACGCCCTCAGACAGCTTTGCAGTTACAGCATCAACTCGGACGGAGACACGTACAATGTCTCGGAAT ACGAGGGAGGAAGTATGGTGGATGACATACAATCGCACAGCAGGCCTGGTGAACAGCCGACGTTGCATGAGATACTGGTTGCCGACAAATTAGATTTCGAAGCGAAAGTGCAGAGAGCCGTGCGGAGAAAGAAATGGTTGAAAG CGAACGAAACTCTTTTGCGGACGTTGCTTTCCTATTGTTCTTTGCATGGAGCATCGGGTGGAGGTTTGGCGTCGGTAAGAATGGAACTCGTCCTTTTACTGCAAGAACTGCAACAAGAAAAGACGCAACAACAACTGCTCAGTCCTCTGCCATTCCCCACAACACTGCCTCTGCTGAGCGCCAGCGTGGCTTGCAACAAAACCGTTGTAGCAGATCCGGTCAGACACTTGCAG TCGCTCGCCCACGACATGTTACAAACGTTGGTAGAATTACGAAAACCGCCAATGCCGACGAGAAATACACACTACAGCGAAGTATTTATAATGAGGGATTTAGCGGTTGCTCTGAGCGCTTGTATCTATCAGTCGCTCTGCGATTCCGACACGTTCGTCATGAAACATCACCAACCGGACAG TTTCCCAGCTGTCGCCGAAGTGGAAACGTTTTCCGGTGGGCACTTGGTTGCCTCGAATCGACAGCATCGACGATACTCGACGGACGATGGCGTGTGCATCAACACGACACCCTCCAAGTGGCCGGGCGTGACGAACTTGCGGTCCTTACTAGCCCGCGAGAAAGACGAGGACACGCCGAAGTTGAACATTCTTCTCTGCGAAGCTTTCGTGGCAACCTACATGAGCTTGTTCGTTTACGCTCTATGGAGTTGCGACAGCCACATACTTTTCAGGCTCGTGGGACAATGTTTCGACAACAGCACTTGGTCTTGTCTCTTCGGAGGTGGTGTCAAAAAATTACTGCGAGTCGCGAGCACGACCAGTCAG GCTTGTGGAACGGGAACAGGAGCAGGAACGGTGGAAAAATCTAGCGATGGTGCCTCCACCGAATCGCAAAGCACCGCTGGAGCTGTATGGAATACCATGACGTCGTTGACGAAGCAACGAGTAAAGTTGAATATGAAACTATTGGGTCAGTTCACCGGCCAGCAACCAAACATGAAAGAGGACAAGCCCACTTACAGAGAACAGTTTGTGCCGCCCCAAATGAGCATGATTTCATACTTTTTAATGAAG CCGCACATAGATAGCGAATACGCGGACGAGATCGATTACGATTCGTCCGACTCGGCCGTGTCGGATTTGGATTCGTCCGAAGACGAAGAGGACGTGTTCGACACCAATTCGAAGCCAAAGATCAAGCCAAAGGACAATACGGAGCACTCGAATCCGAACTCGCACAGTTGGTGCGTTATGCGATTAGCTATAGTGAAGATACTGCAAAGGCAGCTTCAGGACTTCTTGAACGTCGCTGGCATAGAGATGCAAG AATTGCCCGTTAGCAGCCCGTTGACGCACGGAACGTTGGCGGTGGTAGCCCAGTGGCAGGAAACGTTGCGCGAAGAGTTAGACAACAAGGGACCACCACCGATCAATTACATTCCTGGGTGTGCACCCGACCCGACGCCTACCCCAGGAAAACCGGCGATACACAAGTATCGATCGTTGCTAGAGAAAGGCAATACACCGTTCAA CACGCGTTTGGCATCGGCAGCTCCGGCCAATCGACTCTGGTGTTTCTTGATCAGGCAAGAACTGGTACAGGATATATTCATACGAGCCGTATTCGGAAAACGACGATCGCTGTCGTCGATACTGGAGAGCAATCACAGCGCGATGGATCATTTGAATCGTGGGACTACAACGGAAGACAAGGGTAGCGACAGCGGAACTACGAGCTTACCCGAGCCCGTCCGTATCATTCACAAGGAACAGGATAGCATCAGCGCTTTTTGTCTGAATCAG GTGAATCCAGGTCTAATGGCGTTGGCTACGCCGCGCGAAGTTCAAGAGATGAATATATCGCTGTTGCTCGAGCTGCCGTCGTGGTTGGAAGACGAATGCGAATTCGATCTGATCAATCTGAATAAACAACCGGAGCCAGAAGCGGTGCAACCAACCAGTTTCTTGGTTATTCAG ACCGCAGCGGATCGACCTATGCTCGCTCAAAGTCCACAGACCAACAGCCCTCAACCCCAGTCCGGCATCGCTAGTCAGAGCGGAAGAGGAGCCAGCGTG ATGAAGGGGATGCCCGCTTTTCCTGGCTCCCACGACCTGCGTTTCTGTCAGTTTGTTGCCGATAGAAGCAAACACTTGTTGCAGCCG ATCTTGAAGCATAGAATCGACGGAATTAGGAGAATCTCGTCGCATCCACTTTTGCCGTTGT ACCTGACTGGTTCGCAAGATGGATCGGTTTCGCTTTGGGAATGGGGACATCAGACCGCTGTGGCCACTCCAAGACAACCGGGAACCTTTGCGAAAGTGACGCGCGTGCGATTCTCGCAGCATGGGAATAAGTTTGGCGTCGCCGACTCTGACGGACATCTCAGCCTCTTTCAAGTAGCCTGCAGAGAAGGAACTTCTCGTCCCTTTTTC AACTATCAGTGCCATAGCAAAGTAACAGCAGATTTTGTCTTCCTCGGCGCGTGCAGTTTAATAGCGACTGCCGGCCATGGTTCCGAAGGACGTAACGTTGCACTTTGGGACACTCTACTTCCGCAAAATAAATCTTTGATTCAAG GGTTTACGTGTCACGACCAAGGAGCCAGTTCGTTGATACTCGCTCCCCAACATCAGCTATTGATCAGTGGTGGAAAAAAGGGTGACATTACCATATTTGACGTTCGACAGCGGCAACAACGTCACCGTTTCCAGGCCCACGAGTCGGCCATCAAGTGTTTGGCCCTTGATCCACACGAAGAATTTTTTGTGAGCGGAGCAGGAGATGGTGACATCAAG ATATGGGGTTTGACCGTTCACTCTCTGCTTTATTCTTTCCCCGGAGAACATCCTCGATCTagctttttcaaaaatattggaCAA AACATTTTGCAGGGCGTGACGCAGTTGCACGTTGATTCCGCGGGACGTTTGTTTTCCTGTGGCGCGGATGGTTCTATGAAAGTTCGCCAGTTGCCGGAACGAGATTGTGTTGTGCACACTTTATATTAG